One Perca flavescens isolate YP-PL-M2 chromosome 9, PFLA_1.0, whole genome shotgun sequence genomic window carries:
- the slc5a9 gene encoding sodium/glucose cotransporter 4 has product MAVGIWSSARASRSTVRGYFLAGRSMTWWPIGASLMSSNVGSGLFIGLAGTGAAGGIAVGGFEWNASWVLVALGWIFIPVYIAAGVVTMPEYLAKRFGGQRIRIYMSVLSLILYIFTKISTDIFSGAMFIQVSMGWDLYLSTGILLLVTAVYTVAGGLAAVIYTDALQTLIMVGGAFALMFIAFSKIGGYEGLVERYMSAVPSVTVANTTCHLPRSDAFRLFRDPVSGDLPWPGLLFGLTVLSTWCWCTDQVIVQRSLSAKSLSHAKGGSVLGGYLKVLPMFFIVMPGMISRALFPDEVGCVDPAVCQSVCGTPVGCSNIAYPKLVVELMPVGLRGLMLAVMLAALMSSLTSIFNSSSTLFTLDLYHKARPAASERELMLVGRVFILVLVCVSLLWIPVIQTANSGQLFDYIQSVTSFLAPPITAVFLMAIFWPRANEQGAFWGLMSGLLVGLIRMVLEFSYTSPSCGQPDLRPAVLADVHYLYFALILLALTCLVIAAVSLATAPIPAQHLHRLTWWSRHSQEPRIDLTGPQMTSDPSPDSEQGPESWWRTAAVRLCCLSGPSSGSVIPAAESSELNSLAEQPLWRRVCNINALLLLAANVFLWGYFA; this is encoded by the exons ATGGCGGTTGGAATCTGG TCATCAGCGCGAGCCAGTCGCAGCACTGTGAGAGGGTACTTCTTGGCTGGCCGTTCAATGACCTGGTGGCCT ATCGGAGCCTCTCTGATGTCCAGTAATGTTGGCAGCGGTCTGTTTATTGGCCTAGCAGGAACAGGAGCAGCTGGAGGCATCGCTGTcgggggatttgaatggaaC GCATCGTGGGTGCTGGTGGCTCTGGGTTGGATCTTTATCCCCGTCTACATCGCTGCTGGCGTGGTCACCATGCCGGAATACCTGGCCAAGCGCTTTGGAGGCCAGAGGATACGCATATACATGTCTGTCCTGTCACTCATCCTCTACATCTTCACTAAAATATCT ACAGATATCTTTTCGGGGGCGATGTTTATCCAGGTGTCGATGGGCTGGGATCTCTATCTGTCCACAGGCATACTGCTGCTGGTCACTGCTGTTTACACTGTGGCAG gtggttTGGCAGCAGTGATCTACACTGATGCGCTCCAGACTTTGATCATGGTTGGTGGGGCCTTTGCACTAATGTTCATAG catTCTCCAAAATTGGCGGGTACGAGGGCCTTGTGGAGCGTTATATGTCAGCTGTTCCCTCGGTGACAGTCGCTAACACCACCTGCCACCTTCCTCGCAGCGACGCCTTCCGCCTGTTCAGAGACCCGGTGTCAGGGGACCTGCCCTGGCCCGGTCTGCTGTTCGGCCTCACCGTACTGTCTACATGGTGCTGGTGCACGGATCAG gttaTAGTCCAGAGGTCTCTGTCTGCCAAGTCTTTGTCTCATGCCAAAGGAGGCAGTGTGTTGGGAGGCTACCTCAAGGTGCTGCCCATGTTCTTCATCGTCATGCCAGGCATGATCAGCCGAGCACTGTTCCCAG atgagGTAGGTTGTGTGGATCCAGCagtgtgtcagagtgtgtgtggaaCTCCGGTTGGCTGCTCCAATATTGCCTACCCTAAACTAGTGGTGGAGCTAATGCCTGTGg GCCTTCGTGGTCTGATGCTAGCAGTGATGCTAGCTGCTCTGATGTCCTCTCTGACCTCCATCTTTAACAGCAGCTCCACTCTGTTCACCCTGGATCTATACCACAAAGCCCGGCCTGCAGCCTCAGAGAGGGAGCTCATGCTAGTGGGACG GGTGTTCATCCTGGTCTTGGTGTGTGTTAGTCTGTTGTGGATTCCAGTCATCCAAACAGCCAATAGTGGACAGCTGTTTGATTACATCCAGTCAGTGACCAGCTTTCTAGCTCCGCCCATTACCGCTGTTTTCCTGATGGCTATCTTCTGGCCACGTGCCAACGAGCAG GGTGCATTCTGGGGTCTGATGAGTGGCCTGCTGGTGGGACTGATCCGCATGGTTCTGGAGTTCTCCTATACATCTCCCTCCTGTGGTCAGCCAGACCTGCGGCCTGCTGTCCTGGCCGACGTCCACTACCTGTACTTTGCTCTCATCCTGCTGGCGCTCACCTGCCTGGTCATCGCTGCTGTCAGCCTGGCCACTGCCCCGATACCTGCTCAACAT CTGCACCGGCTGACCTGGTGGTCCAGACACAGCCAGGAGCCACGGATCGACCTCACGGGTCCCCAGATGACCTCTGACCCCAGCCCGGACTCTGAGCAGGGGCCAGAGTCGTGGTGGCGGACCGCTGCTGTGCGGCTCTGCTGTCTGAGCGGCCCGAGCTCTGGTTCTGTGATTCCAGCGGCAGAGAGCAGCGAGCTGAACTCTCTGGCGGAGCAGCCGCTCTGGAGACGCGTGTGCAACATCAAcgccctgctgctgctggccgcTAACGTCTTCCTCTGGGGATACTTCGCCTGA